The genomic segment TGTTATTCGTGAACAAATCCAATCTATGCCTTGGGTTAAAGGTGCAGTAGTACGTAAAATTTGGCCAAATCGTTTAAGTATTTTAGTGGCGGAGTATCAACCTATTGCCTATTGGAATGCGGATCAGTTCCTATCGAGTGATGGCGTCGTATTTAAGCTACCCACGGACAAATTGAAAGAAACGAATATGCCACGTTTATTTGGTCCTGATTACAAAAGTGCAGAAGTCTTAGAGGCATGGTATAAAATTTTCAATGAGTTAAAAGCAAAAAACTTAGTATTGAAATCCGTATCCATTGATGAACGTGGGGCATGGGAAATTACGTTAGATAACGACATTTTACTAAAATTAGGTCGTGGCGAATGGAAAACAAAAATTGATCGTTTCGTTACGATTTATCCGCAGATTGAGATCCCTGAAAATAAACGTATTGCCTATGTCGATTTACGTTATAAAGCGGGCGGTTCAGTGGGTTTTGTAGACAAATAAAAATAATTAAATTAACGGTGAAGTAAGCAAATGGCAAAAATGGTGGAATCAAAGACAATTGTGGGTCTAGAAGTTGGCACATCAAAAGTGGTTGCTGTGGTAGGTGAGGTTTTACCTGACGGTGTCGTCAATGTCATGGGAGTGGGTAGCAGTCCGTCAAAAGGCATTGATAAAGGGAATATTACTGATCTTTCTGCGGTAGTAAACTCTATTCAACGTGCTATTGAGAACGCAGAATCAATAGCTGACTGCCAAATTATGTCAGTAACGTTAGCCATTACCGGTGAGCATATTCATAGTATCAATGAGAGTGGCTTTGTACCCATTGCAGGCGGTGAAGTTACGCAAGATGAGATTGATTCTGCAATGTACACAGCAAGTTCGGTGAAATTGCCCGAAGGCCTGAATTTATTACATGTTATTCCACAAGAATTTGCCGTTGATAAACAACAAAATATTAAGAGTCCACTTGGTTTGCAAGGTGTGCGTTTGAAAGCTCAAGCGCATTTAATTGGTTGTCATCAATCTTGGCTAAATAACTTACAAAAAGCGGTAGAAAGCTGTGGTTTAAAAGTGGATCAAGTCGTATTCTCTGGGCTTGCTTCAACTTATTCAGTATTAACTGAAGATGAAAAAGATCTTGGCGTTTGTATGATCGATTTTGGTGGTGGCTCAATGGATATTATGGTCTATACAAATGGGGCATTACGTTACAGTAAAGTTGTACCATATGGTGGTAATGATATTACTGATTTTGTTGCGCAAAGTTTAACCACTTCTCGTAATGAAGCTGAAAGCATTAAAATTAATTATGGAAGTGCGGTCAACCCAAGTGAAGAATTTGCGGAACATTTCGCGAAGAAAAAGGTCGAAGTAGCAGGATTAGGTGGAACGTCGCCACGAACCTTTACCAAAAAACAAATTATGGAAGTCACATCAAAATGTTATGCAGACTTATTGCGAGTTGTTCAACAAGAATTGGTTAACTTGCGTAAGGAGTTGGCTACAAAAGGCATTAAACACGATTTGATTGCGGGTATTGTGTTGACTGGTGGTGGTGCTCAAATGGAAGGTATTGCTAAATGCGCGACAGAAATTTTTGAGTCGCATGTACGTATTGGAAGCCCATTAAATATTACAGGACTGACAGATTATGTAAACAAACCGCAATATGCGACAGTGCTCGGTTTGTTGCAATATAGTCATCATAATGATGAAGAAAGTACACCATTATTAACGCAAGTAGCAAACGGCGAAGGTGTCTTAGGTTCAATTTGGGGAAAAATCAAAAAAATTGGCAATAAAGTGCGGTCAGAATTTTGATAATTTTTGATTTTTCATCTACAATAGAAAGAATTTTAGAATAATTTAGTGTTAGGACGGTCTAACGCTCACGGAGAATACGAATGTTTGAACCTGTACAATATGATTTTGATGATGAAGTTGGTCGCACACTGATCAAAGTAGTTGGCGTTGGTGGCGGTGGCGGTAATGCCGTTAACTATATGGTTGAGCAAATGCAAAACCAAGGTGCTGAATTAGTTGGCATTGATTCATTAGCAGATGATGAGCATGGCGAAATTATTTTCTATGCAGTTAATACAGATGCTCAAGCATTACGTAAAAGTAAAGTACAACAAACCCTTCAAATCGGTGCAGAAGTTACGCGTGGTTTAGGGGCGGGTGCAAATCCTAACGTCGGACAAAAAGCGGCGGAAGAAGATCGTGAAGCAATTCGTTCTATGTTAGAAGGCGCTAATATGGTCTTTATTGCAACAGGTATGGGCGGTGGTACAGGTACAGGTGCTGCTCCTATCGTTGCACAAGTCGCGAAAGAATTAGGTATTCTCACGGTTGCTGTTGTGACTAAGCCTTTCTCATTTGAAGGTAAAAAACGCATGTCTTTTGCAGAGCAAGGGATTAAAGCGTTATCACAATATGTTGATTCATTAATTGTGATTCCAAATGATAAACTGAAAAAAGTATTACCAAAAGGTGCGTCATTAATTGATGCATTTGCAGCAGTTAACAATGTATTACGTAATGCCGTTACGGGTATTTCGGATATGATTACTACCCCAGGTATGATCAACGTGGACTTTGCGGACGTTCGTACTGTTATGTCAGAAATGGGACGTGCCATGATGGGGACGGGGATTGCGCAAGGTGATACAGATGATGGTCGTGCGGAAAAAGCGGCAAATGAAGCAGTGGCAAGTCCATTATTAGAAGACGTTGATTTAAGCGGTGCTCGTGGCGTTATTGTTAATATTTTGTCTGGTTTAGATTTAAGCTTAGATGAATATGAGATTATTGGTAATACCATTAAATCTTTTGCTTCGGAAGAAGCGACTGTTGTGGTGGGAACTAGTTTGAACCCTGAAATGCAAGGTGAAATTCGTGTAACATTAGTTGCAACGGGTATTGGTGCAAATGAAGAATTAGCTCAATTATCACCAATGGCGAATCGTATTTCACAATCAAACCCTGCACTAACAGGGCATTTAGGTGCGCAATCGGTTCAGCATATTGCACCCGTTCAACCAGAACCTGGGCAACCAGCTGGTCCAACATCGCTAAATACAGATAACCGTTTTACGCCAGCATTCTTGCGTGGCAATAATCAGTAATGGATGTTCATAATCCGAAAGGTTATGTAAGAGAAAAATTATGATTAAACAAAGAACATTAAAACAAAGCATTAAAGTAACTGGTGTCGGTTTACATAGCGGCAATAAAGTGACTTTAAATTTGCGTCCTGCTCCAGCTAATAGCGGTGTGGTTTATTGTCGTACAGACTTAAATCCGCCAGTATATTTCCCTGCGGATGCAAAAGCGGTGCGTGACACTATGCTTTGTACGGCGCTTGTCAATGATGATGGTGTGCGTATCTCAACAGTCGAGCATTTAAACGCTGCATTAGCAGGTTTAGGTATTGATAACGTTGTGATTGAAGTCGATGCACCTGAAATCCCTATTATGGATGGTAGTGCAAGTCCGTTCGTGTATTTGTTATTAGACGCAGGGATTGAAGAACAAAATGCAGCGAAGAAATTTATTCGCGTGAAAAAATCAGTTCGTGTAGAAGACGGTGATAAATGGGCCGAAATTAAGCCATATAATGGTTTTCGTCTGAATTTCGTGATTGATTTTAATCACCCAGCTATTCCAAAAGCATTGAGCAAATATACGTTAGATTTCTCGGCGCAAAAATTTGTGCAACAAATTAGTCGTGCACGTACTTTTGCTTTTATGAAAGATATTGAATATCTTCAATCGCAAGGTTTAGCACTAGGTGGTAGTCTGGATAATGCTATTGTGTTAGATAGCTACCGCGTATTAAATGAAGACGGTTTACGTTTTAAAGATGAATTAGTGCGTCACAAAATGCTCGATTCAATCGGTGATTTATATATGTGCGGTTTCAATATTATTGGTGATTTCAGTGCATATAAATCTGGTCACGGTTTAAATAACAAATTGCTTCGTGCTTTGTTAGAAAACCAAGAAGCTTGGGAGTTTGTGACTTTCGAAGGTAAAGAACAAGTACCGCAAGGCTATGTGGCAGCATCTCAAGTCCTCATCTAATTCATTCAAATAGAAAAAAGCTATACCTTAGAGTATGGCTTTTTTTATCTTTTACAGAAATGAAAAA from the [Actinobacillus] rossii genome contains:
- the ftsQ gene encoding cell division protein FtsQ, translated to MAVIKRNSTQKKSKFFDFNARSLIQIKPILVLLCVGILYFTYANWQSWLEKLDDKPISAFALLGTPSYTTNADVRDMILKMGKLKGFFGQDVDVIREQIQSMPWVKGAVVRKIWPNRLSILVAEYQPIAYWNADQFLSSDGVVFKLPTDKLKETNMPRLFGPDYKSAEVLEAWYKIFNELKAKNLVLKSVSIDERGAWEITLDNDILLKLGRGEWKTKIDRFVTIYPQIEIPENKRIAYVDLRYKAGGSVGFVDK
- the ftsA gene encoding cell division protein FtsA gives rise to the protein MAKMVESKTIVGLEVGTSKVVAVVGEVLPDGVVNVMGVGSSPSKGIDKGNITDLSAVVNSIQRAIENAESIADCQIMSVTLAITGEHIHSINESGFVPIAGGEVTQDEIDSAMYTASSVKLPEGLNLLHVIPQEFAVDKQQNIKSPLGLQGVRLKAQAHLIGCHQSWLNNLQKAVESCGLKVDQVVFSGLASTYSVLTEDEKDLGVCMIDFGGGSMDIMVYTNGALRYSKVVPYGGNDITDFVAQSLTTSRNEAESIKINYGSAVNPSEEFAEHFAKKKVEVAGLGGTSPRTFTKKQIMEVTSKCYADLLRVVQQELVNLRKELATKGIKHDLIAGIVLTGGGAQMEGIAKCATEIFESHVRIGSPLNITGLTDYVNKPQYATVLGLLQYSHHNDEESTPLLTQVANGEGVLGSIWGKIKKIGNKVRSEF
- the ftsZ gene encoding cell division protein FtsZ, with product MFEPVQYDFDDEVGRTLIKVVGVGGGGGNAVNYMVEQMQNQGAELVGIDSLADDEHGEIIFYAVNTDAQALRKSKVQQTLQIGAEVTRGLGAGANPNVGQKAAEEDREAIRSMLEGANMVFIATGMGGGTGTGAAPIVAQVAKELGILTVAVVTKPFSFEGKKRMSFAEQGIKALSQYVDSLIVIPNDKLKKVLPKGASLIDAFAAVNNVLRNAVTGISDMITTPGMINVDFADVRTVMSEMGRAMMGTGIAQGDTDDGRAEKAANEAVASPLLEDVDLSGARGVIVNILSGLDLSLDEYEIIGNTIKSFASEEATVVVGTSLNPEMQGEIRVTLVATGIGANEELAQLSPMANRISQSNPALTGHLGAQSVQHIAPVQPEPGQPAGPTSLNTDNRFTPAFLRGNNQ
- the lpxC gene encoding UDP-3-O-[3-hydroxymyristoyl] N-acetylglucosamine deacetylase — protein: MIKQRTLKQSIKVTGVGLHSGNKVTLNLRPAPANSGVVYCRTDLNPPVYFPADAKAVRDTMLCTALVNDDGVRISTVEHLNAALAGLGIDNVVIEVDAPEIPIMDGSASPFVYLLLDAGIEEQNAAKKFIRVKKSVRVEDGDKWAEIKPYNGFRLNFVIDFNHPAIPKALSKYTLDFSAQKFVQQISRARTFAFMKDIEYLQSQGLALGGSLDNAIVLDSYRVLNEDGLRFKDELVRHKMLDSIGDLYMCGFNIIGDFSAYKSGHGLNNKLLRALLENQEAWEFVTFEGKEQVPQGYVAASQVLI